A section of the Gloeobacter violaceus PCC 7421 genome encodes:
- the pstB gene encoding phosphate ABC transporter ATP-binding protein PstB codes for MSSEQLQADQVPTKAGIAYKVRNMAFFYGTKKALDNISVDLPAKSVTAIIGPSGCGKSTFIKALNRIAEAETKVRIDGQIELFGQNIYDPKVNITRLRRRVGMVFQRPNPFPMTIYDNITYGPRVFGFKGNYDEIVETSLRRAALWNEVKDKVKTSALGLSGGQQQRLCIARSLAVNPDVLLMDEPCSALDPIATLRIEELIETLRDQFTIIIVTHNMQQAGRVSQNTLFFNTDESRIGQLVENGPTKEIFFSPKDKRTEDYISGRFG; via the coding sequence ATGAGCAGTGAGCAGCTTCAAGCCGATCAGGTGCCCACCAAGGCCGGTATCGCCTACAAAGTGCGCAACATGGCCTTTTTCTACGGCACCAAGAAGGCCCTCGATAATATCAGCGTCGATCTTCCCGCCAAGTCGGTCACGGCGATTATCGGCCCCTCCGGCTGTGGCAAATCCACCTTTATCAAGGCCCTCAACCGCATCGCCGAGGCGGAGACCAAGGTACGCATCGACGGGCAAATCGAACTGTTCGGTCAAAACATTTACGATCCCAAAGTCAACATCACCCGTCTGCGCCGCCGCGTCGGCATGGTCTTCCAGCGGCCCAACCCGTTTCCGATGACCATCTACGACAACATCACCTACGGGCCGCGGGTGTTTGGATTTAAGGGCAACTACGACGAAATCGTCGAGACGAGCCTGCGCAGAGCCGCCCTCTGGAACGAAGTCAAAGACAAAGTCAAGACTTCGGCCCTCGGTCTTTCGGGCGGCCAGCAGCAGCGCCTGTGCATCGCACGCTCCCTAGCGGTCAATCCCGACGTGCTCTTGATGGACGAACCGTGCTCAGCCCTCGACCCGATCGCTACGCTGCGCATCGAAGAACTCATCGAGACGCTGCGCGATCAGTTCACGATCATCATCGTGACCCACAACATGCAGCAGGCGGGCCGCGTCTCCCAGAACACCCTCTTTTTCAACACCGACGAGAGCCGCATCGGCCAACTGGTCGAAAATGGTCCCACCAAGGAGATCTTCTTTTCTCCCAAGGACAAGCGCACCGAAGATTACATTTCCGGCCGCTTCGGTTGA